Part of the Halopenitus persicus genome is shown below.
GTCTTACTGTTGCTCACCGGCGCGCTCCAGCTGGCCTCCGAGTCGGTCGCGATGGGCGGACGGGAGACCCCGACGCTCCTCGATTCCCTGCTCGTCGGCGGCGTCCAGGGCGTCGCGATCCTCCCCGGCGTCTCCCGGTCGGGCGTCACCACGAGCGCGCTGTTGTTCCGTAGCTACGAGCCCCCGGCCGCGTTCCGGCTCTCGTTTCTGTTGTCGATTCCCGCGAGCCTCGCCGCAGCCGCGCTGACGGTCGCCGGCGCCGGGGGTCTCCCCGGAATCAGTCCCGTGGCGGCGGCCGTCGCGCTCTCGGTCAGCGCCGTGGTCGGCTACCTGACGATCGACGCGTTGATGCGGGTCGTCGAGCGCGTTCCCTTCTGGGCCGTCTGCGTCGCCCTCGGAACCCTCGCGATCGTCGGCGGCGGCGTGGTCTCCGTGATCGCGTGACGGTATGGTCTCCGTGATCGCGTGACGGCAACACCCGACCATCGCGTGCTGGTCCTCGCCCCGCATACGCCACTCATCCCGCACGTATTGGTGCGCCCGCGGGGATCGTCGATCGTCGAACACCCATTCCCCGATCGTTTCGTAAACCAGAATTCTAAAGTGGGTTTACGAAAACGGTCGCGTATGTCAACCGCCACGGAGTCGGTCGACCTCGTCGGTCACGAATCGACACGAAACCTCGCCCGCGCGGCGCTGTTTGCGGCGCTCGTCGGTGCGTTCGCGTACGTCTCGTTCCCCGTCCCGCTCTCCCCCGCGCCGGTCACGCTGCAGGTCCTCGGCGTCTTTCTCGCCGGGGTGCTGCTCGGCCCGGTCTGGGGTCCGGCGGCGCTTGGAATCTACCTGGCTGCCGGTGCCCTCGGCGCGCCGGTCTTCTCCGGCGGCGCGGGCGGGCTGGGCCATCTCGTCGGCGCGACCGCCGGCTACCTCTGGTCGTATCCGGTCGCGGCCGGCGTCGTCGGCCTCGCCGTCCACCGCGGAACCACGCTTCGGGACCTCGAGACGGTCGGCGTTCCGACGCTGGTCGGCGGGCTGATCGCCGGGACGGTCGTCATCTACGCGGTCGGCGTGACCGGGCTCGCGCTCGTGCTCGGGCTCGACCCCGTCGAGGCGGTCGTGCAGGGCGCGCTCGTCTTCCTCCCGGCCGAGGCCGCCAAGATCGCGGCCGCGGTGGGGGTCGTGCGTTCGGACTCCCTGGCCGCGGCATGATAGCGGTCGACGCGGTGACGCTCGACCGCGGCGGCGTTCGCGCCCTCGATGACGTCTCGCTGACGATTCCGGACGGCGAGTGTACCATCCTCGCCGGCGCGAACGGCGCCGGCAAGACGACGCTCGTTCGGACGTTCAACGGACTGGTCACGCCGGATTCGGGTACCGTTCGCGTGAACGGGACTCCCGTCGAGGCGGATCCGCTGGCCGCCAGACGCGCGATCGGGATGGTGTTTCAACACCCGCGTGACCAGATCGTCGCCGCGACGGTCGCCGCGGACGTCGCCTTCGGTCCGGAGAACCTCGGTCTCGACCGCGAGACCATCGAGGATCGGGTCGACGACGCCCTCGAAGCGGTCGGGCTCTCGGACCGGCGGGACGGCCGCGTGGATGAGCTGTCGGGCGGGCAGCGTCAACGGCTCGCGATCGCGGGTGCGCTCGCGATGCATCCGTCCCATCTCGTGCTCGACGAGCCGTTCACCGGCCTCGACGCCGCCGCCCGTCGGTCGGTCCGATCCCGCCTCGCGGCCCTCCACGAGGAGGGGACGAGCGTGGTCATCGTCACCCACGACCCGCGATCGGTCCGCGATCTCGCGGACCGGATCGTGGTCCTCGCAGACGGCGATATCGCGGCCGTCGAGAACGGGGACGTCGACATCGGCTCGTCGCTCCACGTCGATCCCGAATGACGGTCGCGTACGTTCCGGACGACTCCCGCTTTCACCGACTCGATCCGCGGTCGAAGCTGTTCCTGCAGGTCGCCTTCGCGGCGGCCGCGTACGCGTACACCACGCCGCAGGGGTTGGCGGTCCTCTCCGCTCTCGCCGTGGGCTGCGTGTGGGCCGCCGGCGGAACCGTCCGGGAAGTTGCGTGGGGCTACCGCTGGAGCGCCCCGTTCCTTCTCGTGGCGCCCGTCGTCGCGGGGATCACCGTCGGGCCGCCCTGGATCCGGACCGCGGACGCGTTGACGACCGGGCTTGCCAGCTACCGGGTCGGGATCGTGTTGCTCGTCGCGGGCTCGTTCGTCCGGTCGACACCGGTCCGGGAGTCGCGGGCGGCCCTGCAATGGTTGGTTCCCGGACGGCCGGGTCGGGTCCTCGGCGTCGGCGTCGCACTCGTCTTCCGGTTTCTGCCGCTGCTTCGTCACGACCTCGCGAGCACGCACGCGGCGGTCCACGCGCGGTGCGGCGCGGAGCGGCCGGTCCATCACCGGATGCGGATCGTGGCGGTCGCCGGGATCGCTCGCGCGCTCGGGCGGGCGGACCGTCTCGCGACCGCGCTGACGGCGCGGTGTTTCGCGTGGAACCCGACGCTTCCCCCGCTTCGGTTCTCGCGGGCCGACGTCCCGGTGGTGCTGCTCGCGACGGGGCTGTTCATCGCCGCGATCGTCGCGGTCGCGTGACTCCTTCGGATACTGGCGGTGGTCACTTCGGATACTGGCGGTGGTCAGTCGTGCGACGGCCGCCGGATAGTGGCAAGATTTAACACCCGATCGACGGTCGGTTGAAGTATGCTACCGCTGCAGGCGACTCGCGAGACGTTCTGGACGATCTCACCGACGGGTAAAGCCGTCTTCTACGTACTGGCGACCGTTGCGATCCTCGTGCTCGCGTACGGGGTCTACGCGCGCTTCGCCCGGTACGCCGCCGGGCGCGAGGCCTCGGTGGACCGGCTCTCGGACCTCCCCGAACGGATCGTGGCGGCGACGCGGATCGTGGCGACCAACCGCAAGCAGTTCGACCGCGACCGCTATGCCGGGGTGATGCACACCTTCGTCCTCTGGGGCTTTCTCGTCCTGCTGATGGCGACGACCATCCTCTTCATCGACATGGACCTGTACGGTCCGCTCACCGGCAACTCCTTCTGGACCGGCGAGTTCTACCTCGCCTACCAGTTCGTCGTCGATGCGTTCGGACTCCTGTTCGTCGTCGGCGTCGGGATGGCCCTGTGGCGGCGCTACTGGACGCACAACGCGCGGCTGTGGGGCAAGCACACCTCCCTGGAGGACGACGCCTTCGTCTGGTCGCTGTTCCTGCTCGGGATCGGCGGCTTCCTCGCGGAGGCGGTCGCGATCATCGGCCAGCCCGACCGAGCGACCGAGTCGGTCAGCTTCATCGGCCTCACGATGGCGACCGGGCTCGAGACGGCCGGCCTCACGCCCGATCTGGCGGCCGCGATCTATCCGGTCATCTGGTGGCAACACGCGCTGCTCGCGCTCGCGTTCGTCGCGTGGATCCCCTACGCCAAGCCGTTCCATATGCTCTCCTCGTTCGCGAACGTGGTGGCCCGCGACGAGAACGCCGGCGCCCGTCTCCCGAACGTCCCCGCGGACCTCGACCACACGAACGCCGAATCGCTCGACGACTTCACCTGGAAGGAGCTGCTCGACCAGGACGCCTGCACGAAGTGCGGCCGGTGTTCCTCCGTCTGTCCCGCGAACGCGTCCGGACGCAACCTCGATCCCCGCGACGTGATCCTCGATCTGAAGGCGTACCGCGAATCCGTCGCGGACGACCCCGTCGTCGGCCGGTCGCCGGACGCGGTCCCGCCCCGGGCCGACGAGCTCGACGGCGGCGCGGTCGCCGACGGCGGCAGCGCGACCGCGGAAACGGTCCCGATCGTCGCCGAGGAGGGCGGCGTGATCGCCGCGGAGTCGATGGAGTCGTGTATGTCCTGTATGGCCTGTATGGACGCCTGTCCCGTCGACATCGAGCATCTCACCTCGTTCACCCGGCTCAACCGCCAGCTCACCGACGAGGGGGCGCTCGACTCGAACCTCCAGGACGTCTTCCAGGACGTGATGAGCACGGGCAACACCTTCGGCGACTCCCCGGACGCCCGCGGCGACTGGACCGAGGACCTCGCGTTCGAGGTCGACGACGCCCGCGAGACCGAGGTGGAGTATCTCTGGTACGTCGGCGACTACCCGAGCTACGACGACCGCAACAAGAAGGTCGCCCGCGCGCTCGCGAAGCTGTTCGAGCAGGCCGGCGTCGAGTTCGGGATCCTCTTCGACGACGAGAAGTACGACGGCAACGACGTCCGCCGGATCGGCGAGGAGTTCCTCTACCTCGAGCTGGCCGGCCACCACGTCGAGACGTTCGAGGACTGCGAGTTCGAGACGATCGTCTGTACGGACCCGCACTCGTACAACACGATGAAAAACGAGTATCCCGAGCTCGACTTCGAGGAGTTCGCGGACGACCCGATGATGCCCTTCGAGTACGACGAACGGTGGAACGCCGACGGCGAGATCGACGTGAAACACTGGACGCAGGTCGTCGAGGAGCTCGTCACCGACGGCCGCCTCGGGCTCTCGGGTAACGAGCTCGACTACACGGTGACCTACCACGACCCGTGTCACCTCGGCCGGTACAACGACGAGTACGAGGCCCCCCGCGAGCTGATCCGCGCCACCGGCGCCGACCTGCGGGAGATGCCGCGCTCTCGGTCGGACTCGTTCTGCTGTGGCGGCGGCGGGGGCGGACTCTGGATGGAACACGACGAGGAGACGAAGCCGAGCGAGGAGCGGCTCCGCGAGGCGCTCGAGGACACCGACGCCGGCGCCGCCGTCGAGAAGTTCGTCGTCGCCTGTCCGATGTGTACCACGATGTTCGAGGACGGCCGCAAGACCGGCAACTTCGAGGACGACATCGAGGTCGTCGACGTCGCGGAACTCCTGATCGAGGCCCTCGAGACCGCGGGAAAACTTCCCGACGCGTCCTCGGATGAAGTCTCGGCCGGCGACGGGGCCGCCGACGGCGGTCCGGCCGCCGCGGACTGATCTAACCGTCGCGGACTGATCTAACCGTCGCGGACTGCTTTCGTCCGGTCGCCGCCGACCGTACTGATCGTCACGATCCTTCGACGATCGCTGCGATCCGGTCGATCGCGGCGTCGATGGCCTCGCGGTCGACGTCGAGGTGCGTCGTGAATCGAACCGTGTGTTCGTCGAACTCGACGCCGCCGATCCCCGCGTCCGTGCACGCTTCGAGGAAGGTCGCGGCGGTGTATCCCGTCCCCGATACGTCGACGACCACGATGTTCGTCTCCGGATCGGCCGCCGCCAGTCCCTCGAGGTCGTCGAGCCCGCGTGCCAGCCGGGTCGCGTTCGCGTGGTCGTCAGCCAGCCGGTCGACGTTCTCCAGCGCGCACAGCCCGGGGGCGGCGATCAGCCCGGCCTGGCGCATCCCGCCGCCGAACAGCTTTCGGACGCGGCGTGCCTCCTCGATGAACGGCGCCGTCCCGGCGAGCACGGAACCGACCGGCGCGCCGAGCCCCTTCGAGAGACAGACCATCACGCTGTCGACGGTCTCCACCAGATCGGACGCGGGCGTATCGAGCGCGACCGCCGCGTTGAACAGCCGTGCGCCGTCGACGTGGACGGGAACGTCGTGGTCGCGGGCGACCGCCGCCGCGTCGTCGATCCGTGCCTTCGGGATCGCCCTGCCGCCGCGGTAGTTGTGCGTGTTCTCGAGCGCGAGCAGACCGGTTCCGGGACGGTGGAGGTCGCGGTCGATGAGCCCCGTCTCGATCCGTTCCGGCGTCGGAACGCCCCGTTCCCCGGCGTCGATCGCCCGGGTCTGGACGCCCGAGAGTGCCGCCGCGCCGCCCAGCTCCCACCGGTAGATGTGTGACTCCGCCTCGAGCAGCACCTCGTCGCCCGGGTTCGTGTGAACCTGGACGGCGATCTGGTTGCCCATCGTCCCCGATGGAACGTAGAGGGCCGCCTCCGTTCCGAGCTGCTCGGCGACGCGGCCCTCGAGCTCGTTCACCGTCGGGTCCCCGCGATAGACGTCGTCCCCGACCTCGGCGGTCGCGGCCGCTTCACGCATCGCCGCGGAGGGACGCGTCACCGTGTCCGACCGGAGGTCGACGTCGAGATCCGGTTTCGGTTCCATATCGATCGGTTCGCATACACGGGCTTAGTGGTGCCGGCCACGGGATCGGATCGAGTCGGGCTGCCGGATTCGCCTCGGCCGAGAGAATCAACTTCTTGACACGATCGATGTCCGACGCACCCGACGTACCGGCCACTCGACGACCGACTCACTCGACGACCGACTCACTCGACGACCGACTCACTCGACGACCGACTCACTCGACGACCGACTCACTCGACGACCGACTCACTCGACGACCGACTCACTCGACGACCGACTCACTCGACGACCGACTCACTCGACGACCGACTCACTCGACGTCCGAGCACGACCGGACACGGCCCCAGATCGCGCGCCGGTCGGCGACGAACCGGTACCCGCGCTCGCGGATCCGCCGCCAGCACGGGAGCCGGCGTGCCGCGTTCATGGCGCGCCGCCAGCCCGGGCCGAACCGGGCGACCACGCGCTCGAGCGCCTCGCCGCAGGAGTAGACGGCCTCGTCGGTCAGGAGGTGCATACAGGACTCGAACTCCGCCGGGAGCCGGGCTCGCTGGTCGGGCGAGAGATCCCCGAACCCGACCGGCTCGAACTCGCCGTGGCGCAACGCGATCCGGACGCACCACTTACAGAACCCGCAGTCGTCGTCGTAGACCAGGCGTGGCGTCGCCATACCGGCAGGTTGGCTGCGGTTCGGCTTGGCGCTTTGGGTCAGAACCGGCCCGTCGTCGACCTCGCTCCTCGAGTCGGACGCGGGTGCCGAACCGGCCGTCACCCGCGAACCGCGCGGACGACGAGATAGACGAACGGCGTGTCGACGACCGCGATCAGCAGCTTCAGCAGGTACTGGCCGAGGATCAGGGACACGACCACCGCGGTCGGCAGCGTGACCCCGATCCCGAGGACCGTCGGCGCGAACACGAACGCCACCCCGACGAAGATCACGGTGTCGATCGCCTGGCTCGTCGCGGTCGAGGCCAGGTTGCGCAGCCAGAGGTGGGCGCCGTCGGTCCGGTCGCGGAGCGCGTGGAAGACGATCACGTCCCAGTTCTGGCTCACCAGATACGCCAGCAGACTGCCGGCCACGATGTTCGTCGCGGGGGCAAGCGCCGCCGCGAACGTCGCCGCGAACTCGGGGTCGTCCGCCGGGGCGGCGATCGTCGACCAGACGAGCGCCAGCACGACGAAGTTCATCGCGAACGCGACGTTCACCATCACCTGCGCCGCCCGCCGCCCGTACAACTCGGCGTAACAGTCGGATGCGAAGAACGTGAGCGCGTACGCCAGCGCCGCGCCCGGTAGCGCGATCTCCGGCCCCACGACCGGCAGCGTGACCGGCAGCGGGATCGCGAGGATCTTCGCGGCGGTCAGCTGTGCGGTCACGAGCGCGGTCACGAACAGCGCCAGGAGGCCGACCTGTCCGATCGCCGCCGTGCTGGTCGGATCCACGGTCGTGCCGGCCACGCCGGACGACGACCCCGAGTTACGCATCGCTCGCTCCGTCGTCCGAACCATCGACGTTCGCATCGGCCGAGTCCGGATCGGCGTTCGCGTCAGCGGCTCCCGAATCGGCGTCCGCCTCGAGCCGCCCGTGTCGCTCGTCGATCTCGTCGAGCCGGTCCAGCGTCTTTCGGATCGACGCCCGAACCGCGTCGCTGCGGTTCACGAACTTCCCGTCGTCGCCGACGTGTCGATCGAGGTCGTTCAACAGCTCCTCCGGGATGTCCACGCTCACCTTGGGCATTAGTTACTCACCTTCTAGAGACTCTATTATTTGCTACCTGAACAACGGCGGTCGGTGCTGACTGTCTAAATACTCGCATAGTATTCTTGTAGGAATATCTTCGGCAAGAAATTAAAAACGCTCCGTTCCTCACCGTCGCTCTCGGGCAGGAATATAACCGTTTTTCTGATTGGCATCCGGTGATGGAGCGACCGCCACGCGATCCCGACCAGGGTATCGTCGATCGCCGAATGCTCGGGCTCGTTGGGGGAGCCGGTACAGTATCGACGGTGGTCGTGCTCGGGTTGATGTTCTCCACTCTCGGTGGGGCGGCCGCAATCACGCCGTACGTGATGACGATGGTGTTCACGGGGTTTGTCGCCCTTGAATTCGAGAAGCTGTACGTCATCCGCTGGCTCCGAGAAACGCCGACGTTCTCGAATCCGTGGCTCGCATTCGCGGTCGGCGTTTCGGTGCTGCTTCAGCTGGCCGTTCTGGATACCTCGCTCAATCAGTACTTTGGAACGGTATCGCTGGGCCTCGCCGACTGGCTACTTCTTGGTACTGTACTTGCCGTCACACTTCCCGGGTACTTCGTTGTCGTCACTGCGAACAAACGGTATCTCCCTCTTGTCTCAATGGACGGTGACCCCCCGATTAGGATCTCATCGAACTCCCGAGTCCAACCAAGAGAGCCATCAATACGGAGCCAACGAAGACTATCCAACCACTTCCAACCAATACAGCTCCAGTTACGCCCGGGAACTGTTCCATGAGAGGGACGAATATTCGCAGGTCAGTACCGATTACCAAGAGTGCTCCCACGACGTCGAAACCGAGATCAACGGCGGTGTCGCGCCAGCCGTAATGGATCAGTACAGGCTCGATGTCGAATCGCTCGCCGACTTCACGTGCAACCAGTTCGATCAGTTCCCAGAAGACACCGATTGCGAAGGTGGACACGACAGTCACAGTGACGACTAGTCCAGATGAGTTACCGATTCCGGCTATATCCGGAAGAGTGACGATAACGCCAGCATAGAGTAGTGCTGCGACGAGTGCAGCGGAAACGGTATGAGTGAGGTGATCCCACCACCATATTGATTCGTATAGGCCTAGCATGCCAAGCGAGTGGAGGAATCCAGCGGCTGCAAGCCATACTGGGAGTACTGATCCAAATAGCACACTTCGAGTGAGAATCACCGGGAGTACGATTTCGACGAC
Proteins encoded:
- a CDS encoding thiol-disulfide oxidoreductase DCC family protein gives rise to the protein MATPRLVYDDDCGFCKWCVRIALRHGEFEPVGFGDLSPDQRARLPAEFESCMHLLTDEAVYSCGEALERVVARFGPGWRRAMNAARRLPCWRRIRERGYRFVADRRAIWGRVRSCSDVE
- a CDS encoding (Fe-S)-binding protein, giving the protein MLPLQATRETFWTISPTGKAVFYVLATVAILVLAYGVYARFARYAAGREASVDRLSDLPERIVAATRIVATNRKQFDRDRYAGVMHTFVLWGFLVLLMATTILFIDMDLYGPLTGNSFWTGEFYLAYQFVVDAFGLLFVVGVGMALWRRYWTHNARLWGKHTSLEDDAFVWSLFLLGIGGFLAEAVAIIGQPDRATESVSFIGLTMATGLETAGLTPDLAAAIYPVIWWQHALLALAFVAWIPYAKPFHMLSSFANVVARDENAGARLPNVPADLDHTNAESLDDFTWKELLDQDACTKCGRCSSVCPANASGRNLDPRDVILDLKAYRESVADDPVVGRSPDAVPPRADELDGGAVADGGSATAETVPIVAEEGGVIAAESMESCMSCMACMDACPVDIEHLTSFTRLNRQLTDEGALDSNLQDVFQDVMSTGNTFGDSPDARGDWTEDLAFEVDDARETEVEYLWYVGDYPSYDDRNKKVARALAKLFEQAGVEFGILFDDEKYDGNDVRRIGEEFLYLELAGHHVETFEDCEFETIVCTDPHSYNTMKNEYPELDFEEFADDPMMPFEYDERWNADGEIDVKHWTQVVEELVTDGRLGLSGNELDYTVTYHDPCHLGRYNDEYEAPRELIRATGADLREMPRSRSDSFCCGGGGGGLWMEHDEETKPSEERLREALEDTDAGAAVEKFVVACPMCTTMFEDGRKTGNFEDDIEVVDVAELLIEALETAGKLPDASSDEVSAGDGAADGGPAAAD
- a CDS encoding threonine aldolase family protein, translating into MEPKPDLDVDLRSDTVTRPSAAMREAAATAEVGDDVYRGDPTVNELEGRVAEQLGTEAALYVPSGTMGNQIAVQVHTNPGDEVLLEAESHIYRWELGGAAALSGVQTRAIDAGERGVPTPERIETGLIDRDLHRPGTGLLALENTHNYRGGRAIPKARIDDAAAVARDHDVPVHVDGARLFNAAVALDTPASDLVETVDSVMVCLSKGLGAPVGSVLAGTAPFIEEARRVRKLFGGGMRQAGLIAAPGLCALENVDRLADDHANATRLARGLDDLEGLAAADPETNIVVVDVSGTGYTAATFLEACTDAGIGGVEFDEHTVRFTTHLDVDREAIDAAIDRIAAIVEGS
- a CDS encoding biotin transporter BioY encodes the protein MSTATESVDLVGHESTRNLARAALFAALVGAFAYVSFPVPLSPAPVTLQVLGVFLAGVLLGPVWGPAALGIYLAAGALGAPVFSGGAGGLGHLVGATAGYLWSYPVAAGVVGLAVHRGTTLRDLETVGVPTLVGGLIAGTVVIYAVGVTGLALVLGLDPVEAVVQGALVFLPAEAAKIAAAVGVVRSDSLAAA
- a CDS encoding energy-coupling factor transporter transmembrane component T family protein, with product MTVAYVPDDSRFHRLDPRSKLFLQVAFAAAAYAYTTPQGLAVLSALAVGCVWAAGGTVREVAWGYRWSAPFLLVAPVVAGITVGPPWIRTADALTTGLASYRVGIVLLVAGSFVRSTPVRESRAALQWLVPGRPGRVLGVGVALVFRFLPLLRHDLASTHAAVHARCGAERPVHHRMRIVAVAGIARALGRADRLATALTARCFAWNPTLPPLRFSRADVPVVLLATGLFIAAIVAVA
- a CDS encoding queuosine precursor transporter: MRNSGSSSGVAGTTVDPTSTAAIGQVGLLALFVTALVTAQLTAAKILAIPLPVTLPVVGPEIALPGAALAYALTFFASDCYAELYGRRAAQVMVNVAFAMNFVVLALVWSTIAAPADDPEFAATFAAALAPATNIVAGSLLAYLVSQNWDVIVFHALRDRTDGAHLWLRNLASTATSQAIDTVIFVGVAFVFAPTVLGIGVTLPTAVVVSLILGQYLLKLLIAVVDTPFVYLVVRAVRG
- a CDS encoding energy-coupling factor ABC transporter ATP-binding protein, producing the protein MIAVDAVTLDRGGVRALDDVSLTIPDGECTILAGANGAGKTTLVRTFNGLVTPDSGTVRVNGTPVEADPLAARRAIGMVFQHPRDQIVAATVAADVAFGPENLGLDRETIEDRVDDALEAVGLSDRRDGRVDELSGGQRQRLAIAGALAMHPSHLVLDEPFTGLDAAARRSVRSRLAALHEEGTSVVIVTHDPRSVRDLADRIVVLADGDIAAVENGDVDIGSSLHVDPE
- a CDS encoding undecaprenyl-diphosphate phosphatase: MTLTELAVAVLAGIVQGVVEWLPVSSQGNLALVLTAVGTDPQVALQLALFLQVGTTLSAATYYRSDIATAFAAAPGWRPRSAYDADNAIVSYVIVACLMTGLVGIPLYIFAVDLAGQLTGGVFIAAIGVLLLLTGALQLASESVAMGGRETPTLLDSLLVGGVQGVAILPGVSRSGVTTSALLFRSYEPPAAFRLSFLLSIPASLAAAALTVAGAGGLPGISPVAAAVALSVSAVVGYLTIDALMRVVERVPFWAVCVALGTLAIVGGGVVSVIA